A section of the Agrobacterium tumefaciens genome encodes:
- a CDS encoding 2'-5' RNA ligase family protein: MGFDLADARNLEQLSFEGWEPGKVRRFNAQYTTKLLITVRPPAALAARIFADSSHHAAKQTKREAHPAAVLHITLLCVGCFEAVPDGLVHRLKNTLGEIKARPVPITFDRTSLFGNRGSLALHSSHEMLEMQSLSTMLQRALWRANLPFVTPSSFAPHLALITGCGRIEPMPVEKPYSWLAGSFELVCSHVGEPQLELLARFALTPKAECYERPESQLHLPGKIIGHSKRSMQRASAQ, translated from the coding sequence GTGGGGTTCGATTTGGCAGACGCGAGGAATTTGGAGCAGCTATCCTTCGAGGGATGGGAGCCGGGGAAGGTACGGCGTTTTAATGCTCAATATACCACCAAGCTCTTGATCACCGTGAGACCGCCGGCAGCCTTGGCAGCACGGATTTTTGCCGATTCCTCGCACCACGCGGCGAAGCAAACGAAGCGCGAGGCTCATCCAGCAGCCGTTCTGCATATAACATTGCTTTGTGTTGGATGCTTTGAGGCTGTGCCGGATGGGCTCGTTCATCGGCTGAAGAATACGCTTGGCGAGATCAAGGCCCGTCCCGTTCCGATAACGTTTGATAGGACCTCGCTGTTTGGCAATCGCGGCAGCCTCGCTTTGCACAGCAGCCATGAGATGCTGGAAATGCAGTCTTTATCGACGATGCTCCAACGTGCCCTTTGGCGGGCCAACCTGCCCTTTGTTACGCCTTCGTCTTTTGCGCCCCATCTCGCGCTGATTACCGGCTGTGGAAGAATTGAGCCGATGCCCGTCGAGAAACCCTATAGTTGGCTTGCCGGAAGCTTCGAGCTTGTTTGCAGCCACGTGGGCGAACCGCAGCTTGAGTTACTCGCACGCTTCGCGCTTACCCCGAAAGCAGAGTGTTACGAGCGGCCTGAAAGCCAACTGCACTTACCAGGAAAAATAATCGGACACTCTAAACGGTCGATGCAGAGGGCATCGGCGCA
- a CDS encoding gluconokinase, which translates to MGVSGSGKSTVAEALADKLGIAFIEGDKLHPKSNVEKMSEGIPLTDDDRWPWLDLIGAELQKGNASGGVVVSCSALKKIYRDYLRKATGGPLAFVYLDGSLELLSRRMGERKGHFMPLSLLQTQLATLEVPTGEPGVVTVSIDTTPEEITKNALAGLKAVTF; encoded by the coding sequence ATGGGAGTGAGCGGGTCGGGCAAGTCCACGGTCGCGGAAGCGCTGGCAGACAAGCTGGGCATTGCCTTCATTGAAGGCGACAAGCTGCACCCCAAATCCAATGTCGAGAAAATGTCCGAAGGCATTCCCCTGACGGACGACGACCGCTGGCCCTGGCTCGATCTGATCGGTGCAGAGTTGCAAAAGGGGAACGCGAGCGGTGGGGTCGTTGTATCCTGCTCGGCGCTCAAGAAAATCTACCGCGACTACCTGCGCAAGGCCACGGGCGGTCCGCTTGCTTTCGTTTATCTGGACGGCAGCCTGGAGCTGCTCAGCCGGCGCATGGGTGAACGCAAGGGCCATTTCATGCCACTCTCGCTGCTTCAAACACAGCTTGCCACGCTGGAAGTGCCAACCGGCGAACCGGGTGTCGTCACCGTCAGCATCGACACCACACCTGAAGAGATCACCAAAAATGCTCTTGCCGGACTGAAGGCGGTGACCTTCTAG
- a CDS encoding NAD(P)/FAD-dependent oxidoreductase, translated as MAEVTNIPNPGHTSSWYAASANVKTVRPTLEGALDADVCIIGGGFTGISAALELSERGYAVIVLEGVRVGFGASGRNGGQIVNGYSRDLETIAGRYGHDKAVKLGEMSLEGGAIIRSRVAKYGIDCDLVDGGFFAAFTPKQIREMEAHKAHWEKHGHGGLEMVSKADVGKYVKTDRYAGGMIDRFGGHIHPLNLVQGEAAAAESLGARIFENSRVIAVEQGVNPIVRTATGSVKAKYVLVCGNAYLGTLLPEIGERMMPVSSQVMATEPLDADLIEALLPANYCVEDANYILDYYRRTSDNRLLYGGGIGYGGSDPADLTGVIRPNMLKTFPQLEKAKIDFAWSGNFALTLTRIPHMGRLSDNIYFSHGDSGHGVTTTHLLGKILGEAVAGHAERFDIWSSLPNYPFPGGKTFRVPLTVIGAWWYGLRDKLGL; from the coding sequence ATGGCTGAGGTAACGAACATTCCCAATCCGGGCCATACATCGTCATGGTATGCGGCCTCCGCCAATGTCAAAACCGTGCGACCGACGCTCGAAGGCGCGCTGGATGCGGATGTCTGCATCATCGGTGGCGGCTTCACCGGCATTTCAGCGGCGCTGGAACTGAGCGAACGCGGTTACGCGGTCATCGTGCTGGAAGGTGTGCGGGTTGGCTTCGGCGCGTCGGGCCGCAATGGCGGGCAGATCGTCAATGGTTACAGCCGCGATCTCGAAACCATCGCCGGCCGCTACGGGCATGACAAGGCAGTAAAGCTCGGCGAAATGTCACTGGAAGGCGGCGCCATCATCCGCAGCCGCGTCGCCAAATACGGGATCGACTGCGATCTCGTCGACGGCGGTTTTTTCGCCGCCTTCACGCCGAAGCAGATCCGCGAAATGGAAGCCCATAAGGCCCACTGGGAAAAACACGGCCATGGCGGGCTCGAAATGGTCTCAAAGGCGGATGTCGGGAAATATGTGAAGACCGATCGTTATGCAGGCGGCATGATCGACCGCTTCGGTGGCCACATCCACCCTCTTAATCTTGTTCAGGGGGAAGCGGCGGCAGCCGAAAGCCTCGGTGCGCGCATATTCGAAAACTCGCGTGTCATTGCGGTGGAGCAGGGCGTCAATCCCATCGTGCGCACGGCAACGGGCAGCGTGAAGGCAAAATATGTCCTCGTCTGCGGCAATGCCTATCTCGGCACATTACTGCCAGAAATCGGCGAGCGAATGATGCCGGTCTCGAGCCAGGTCATGGCGACGGAGCCGCTCGATGCCGATCTGATCGAAGCCCTTCTTCCTGCCAATTATTGCGTCGAGGACGCTAATTACATTCTCGATTATTACCGCCGCACGTCTGACAATCGTCTGCTTTACGGTGGCGGCATCGGTTATGGCGGCAGCGACCCGGCCGACCTGACGGGTGTGATCCGGCCGAATATGCTGAAGACATTTCCGCAGCTGGAAAAGGCAAAGATCGACTTCGCCTGGAGCGGGAACTTCGCGCTGACCCTGACACGCATTCCGCATATGGGCAGGCTTTCGGACAATATCTACTTCTCGCACGGCGACAGCGGTCACGGCGTCACCACGACCCATCTTCTGGGCAAGATATTGGGGGAAGCCGTTGCCGGCCACGCCGAGCGGTTCGATATCTGGAGTTCGCTGCCGAATTACCCATTCCCGGGTGGAAAGACCTTCCGTGTGCCGCTCACCGTGATCGGAGCCTGGTGGTACGGCTTAAGGGACAAGCTCGGCCTCTAG
- a CDS encoding glutamine synthetase family protein has protein sequence MMDDIENAKKFFADNPDIEILEAFVIDANGVPRGKWIPRERAIDVLEKGMAIPRSVYALDIWGRDVHAAGLAEGTGDPDGFCFPVPGTLSRVTWLGRPTAQVLLAMKNPDGTGFYGDPRHVLSQVLNAYNKAGLTPVVATELEFYLIDPVRSALDPVRPPHSREGRWHTGQTQVLSISELQDFEDVFHDIATACRAQGVLADTTLRENGPGQYEINLNHVPDALQAADFAVFLKRIVKGVARRHDLDATFMAKPYGLQAGNGMHVHFSVLDKSGRNIYAGEEGPSDALMHSVGGLLENMGESMAIFAPHANSYRRLTPSEHAPTYASWGIDNRSAAVRVIVASKVATRIEHRVAGADTNPYLVLAMILSAALAGMKEKRQPGGAIAGDSHAINHEPLPTNWDYALQRFTRSSFAYATLGQKYRTLFSACKQQELSEFSLRVTDVEYDAYIRTV, from the coding sequence ATGATGGATGATATTGAAAACGCAAAGAAATTTTTCGCCGATAATCCCGATATCGAAATTCTCGAAGCTTTCGTCATAGATGCGAATGGCGTTCCGCGCGGCAAATGGATTCCGCGCGAAAGGGCAATCGACGTGCTCGAAAAGGGAATGGCCATCCCGCGCTCCGTCTACGCGCTGGATATCTGGGGCAGGGATGTGCACGCGGCCGGTCTGGCCGAGGGCACCGGGGATCCGGATGGGTTCTGTTTTCCGGTGCCCGGCACACTGTCGCGGGTGACATGGCTTGGCAGGCCGACCGCACAGGTTCTTCTAGCCATGAAAAACCCCGATGGAACCGGTTTTTATGGCGATCCGCGCCATGTTCTGTCGCAGGTTCTGAATGCCTATAACAAGGCCGGTCTAACGCCCGTTGTGGCGACAGAACTCGAATTTTACCTGATCGATCCCGTTCGTTCGGCGCTTGATCCGGTGCGCCCACCGCACAGCCGTGAGGGACGCTGGCACACCGGTCAGACACAGGTTCTGTCGATTTCCGAATTACAGGATTTCGAGGATGTCTTTCATGACATCGCCACCGCCTGCCGCGCACAGGGTGTGCTTGCTGATACCACGCTGCGGGAAAATGGTCCCGGGCAATATGAGATCAACCTCAACCATGTGCCGGATGCCCTGCAGGCCGCAGATTTCGCCGTCTTTCTCAAACGCATCGTCAAGGGCGTCGCACGACGGCACGATCTCGACGCAACTTTCATGGCGAAGCCCTATGGGCTCCAGGCTGGCAATGGAATGCATGTGCATTTCTCCGTTCTCGACAAGAGCGGCAGGAATATCTACGCCGGGGAAGAGGGGCCATCGGACGCGCTGATGCATTCGGTCGGCGGTCTCCTGGAAAACATGGGGGAAAGCATGGCGATCTTTGCTCCCCATGCCAATTCCTATCGCCGCCTCACACCGAGCGAACATGCGCCGACCTACGCCTCCTGGGGCATCGATAATCGCTCGGCGGCCGTGCGCGTCATCGTTGCCAGCAAGGTCGCGACACGTATCGAACATCGGGTGGCCGGCGCCGATACCAATCCCTATCTGGTTCTTGCGATGATCCTCAGCGCCGCACTTGCCGGCATGAAGGAGAAGCGCCAGCCGGGCGGCGCGATCGCAGGTGACAGCCACGCCATCAATCACGAACCGCTTCCCACCAACTGGGACTATGCGTTGCAGCGCTTCACACGGTCCAGCTTCGCCTATGCAACGCTTGGCCAGAAGTACCGGACGCTGTTTTCCGCCTGCAAGCAGCAGGAGCTTTCCGAATTTTCTCTGCGTGTAACCGACGTCGAATATGACGCCTATATCAGGACGGTGTGA
- a CDS encoding NAD(P)/FAD-dependent oxidoreductase, with amino-acid sequence MAADVIVLGAGIIGVSVALQLARRGKSVVLVDRRGPGEETSFGNAGLIQREGVVPYGFPQDLALLLRYSLNNRIDVRYRLSALPKIAPFLGRYWYNSAAARHAAIARAYTPLIEHSVSEHNILIDEAGAGELIVKNGWMEAYRTAERRDADYAFAERLSRENGISHTKLDAKELAASEPHLSRDFVGGLKWNDPWSVLDPHGLTLAYVKLFESLGGSVVRGDASTLSQTTSGWTVRTATGAVEGEQAVAALGPWADIVTQRLGYRFPLGVKRGYHMHYALQEGARLNNWLIDPERGYFLAPMRKGIRLTTGAEFAERDAPKSPVQIDRAERVARSIFPLGGRLDAEPWMGARPCTPDMMPIIGKAPRHKTLWFAFGHAHHGLTLGPITGRVIAEAMLGEKPVIAIDAYRPERFNP; translated from the coding sequence ATGGCAGCGGATGTGATCGTTTTAGGAGCGGGCATCATCGGAGTTTCGGTGGCCCTGCAACTCGCCCGACGGGGCAAGTCGGTGGTGCTGGTGGACCGGCGCGGGCCGGGGGAAGAAACATCCTTTGGCAATGCCGGCCTGATCCAGAGAGAGGGCGTGGTGCCCTACGGTTTTCCGCAGGACCTTGCGCTCTTGCTGCGCTACTCGCTGAACAACAGGATCGATGTCCGTTATCGCCTCTCCGCGCTTCCCAAAATCGCGCCGTTTCTCGGGCGCTACTGGTATAATTCAGCCGCCGCCAGGCACGCCGCAATCGCCCGCGCCTATACGCCTTTGATCGAACATTCGGTGTCCGAGCATAACATCTTGATCGATGAGGCCGGGGCGGGTGAACTGATTGTCAAAAATGGCTGGATGGAAGCCTATCGAACCGCAGAGAGGCGAGATGCCGATTATGCTTTCGCCGAGCGTCTTTCCCGCGAAAACGGCATTTCCCACACCAAACTGGATGCCAAAGAGCTTGCGGCATCCGAACCGCACCTCTCCCGGGATTTTGTTGGTGGACTGAAATGGAATGACCCGTGGTCCGTACTTGATCCGCACGGGCTGACGCTTGCTTATGTAAAGCTGTTCGAAAGCCTCGGCGGCAGCGTCGTGCGGGGCGATGCCTCGACACTGAGCCAGACCACAAGCGGCTGGACGGTGCGCACGGCGACAGGTGCGGTTGAGGGCGAGCAGGCGGTCGCGGCGCTGGGCCCCTGGGCCGATATCGTGACGCAACGACTGGGTTATCGCTTCCCGCTCGGGGTGAAGCGCGGTTATCACATGCATTATGCGCTGCAGGAGGGCGCCAGGCTCAATAACTGGCTGATCGATCCCGAGCGCGGTTATTTTCTTGCGCCCATGCGGAAGGGCATCCGGCTGACGACCGGAGCAGAGTTTGCCGAGCGCGACGCACCGAAATCCCCCGTGCAGATCGACCGCGCGGAGCGTGTGGCGCGCAGCATTTTCCCACTCGGCGGAAGGCTCGATGCTGAGCCATGGATGGGTGCGCGGCCATGCACACCGGACATGATGCCGATCATTGGCAAGGCGCCGCGTCACAAAACATTGTGGTTCGCATTCGGGCACGCCCATCATGGTCTTACCCTCGGGCCGATTACGGGCCGGGTCATAGCCGAAGCCATGCTGGGAGAGAAGCCGGTTATCGCGATCGATGCCTATCGCCCGGAGAGGTTCAATCCGTAA
- a CDS encoding ABC transporter ATP-binding protein yields the protein MMETTIQPLLSVRDLSVAFHQGGATSIAVDHVSFDLMPGEVVALVGESGSGKSVTANSILKLLPYPAASHPSGKILFDGKDMLTLPERSLRAVRGNDITMIFQEPMTSLNPLHTIERQIGEILELHQAITGAEARQRTLELLLQVGIREPEKRLKAYPHELSGGQRQRVMIAMALANRPKLLIADEPTTALDVTVQAQILELLSDLKAKHGMSMLFITHDLGIVRKFADRVCVMTKGKIVETGTVEQVFTDPQHAYTRHLLAAEPKGEPPHSDASKPVVMQGEDIKVWFPIKSGLMRRVVDHVKAVDGIDITLRAGQTVGVVGESGSGKTTLGLALSRLIASEGRISFVGQSIDHYSYEMMKPLRNRLQVVFQDPYGSLSPRMSVGEIIAEGLKVHERSLSAVERDTRVATALEEVGLDPATRWRYPHEFSGGQRQRIAIARAMVLKPRFVMLDEPTSALDMSVQAQVVDLLRDLQAKHELAYLFISHDLKVVKALANDLIVMRHGKVVESGPAAEVFANPQQDYTKALLAAAFNIEAVETKAVSQ from the coding sequence ATGATGGAAACAACTATTCAGCCGCTTCTCTCCGTCCGTGATCTCTCCGTCGCCTTCCATCAGGGCGGCGCGACCAGTATCGCTGTCGATCACGTCTCCTTTGACCTGATGCCGGGCGAAGTCGTTGCCCTCGTCGGGGAATCCGGCTCCGGCAAGTCGGTCACCGCAAATTCCATTCTCAAACTCCTGCCCTATCCGGCGGCCAGCCACCCCTCCGGCAAAATCCTGTTCGATGGCAAGGATATGCTGACATTGCCGGAGCGCTCCCTGCGTGCGGTGCGCGGCAACGATATCACCATGATCTTCCAGGAGCCGATGACCTCGCTCAACCCGCTCCACACCATCGAGCGGCAGATCGGCGAAATCTTGGAGCTGCATCAGGCAATTACCGGCGCGGAGGCGCGTCAACGCACACTCGAATTGTTGTTGCAGGTCGGCATCCGCGAGCCGGAAAAGCGCCTGAAGGCCTATCCGCACGAATTGTCTGGAGGCCAGCGGCAACGCGTGATGATCGCCATGGCGCTCGCCAACCGGCCGAAACTGCTGATCGCCGACGAGCCGACCACCGCACTCGACGTCACGGTCCAGGCGCAGATCCTCGAACTCTTGAGCGATCTGAAGGCGAAACATGGCATGTCCATGCTGTTCATCACCCACGACCTCGGTATCGTCCGAAAGTTTGCCGACCGTGTCTGCGTCATGACCAAGGGCAAGATTGTCGAGACCGGCACGGTAGAGCAGGTGTTTACCGATCCGCAGCACGCCTATACCCGCCATCTTCTGGCTGCCGAGCCGAAGGGCGAGCCGCCGCACTCCGATGCCAGCAAGCCAGTGGTCATGCAGGGTGAAGACATCAAGGTCTGGTTTCCGATCAAATCCGGGTTGATGCGTCGCGTTGTCGACCATGTGAAGGCGGTTGACGGCATTGATATTACCCTGCGCGCCGGCCAGACCGTTGGCGTGGTGGGCGAGTCCGGCTCCGGCAAGACCACGCTTGGCCTTGCGCTCTCGCGGCTGATCGCGTCTGAGGGGCGTATCAGCTTCGTTGGTCAGTCGATCGACCATTATTCGTATGAGATGATGAAGCCGTTGAGAAATCGGCTTCAGGTGGTATTTCAGGACCCTTACGGCTCTCTCAGCCCGCGCATGTCCGTTGGCGAAATCATTGCCGAAGGCCTGAAGGTGCATGAGCGGTCGCTATCGGCCGTCGAGCGCGATACGCGTGTCGCCACGGCACTGGAGGAGGTGGGCCTTGATCCGGCCACCCGCTGGCGGTATCCGCACGAATTTTCCGGCGGCCAGCGCCAGCGCATCGCCATTGCCCGCGCCATGGTGCTGAAGCCCCGTTTCGTCATGCTTGACGAGCCGACATCCGCGCTTGACATGAGCGTGCAGGCGCAGGTGGTTGATCTGCTGCGGGATCTGCAGGCAAAACACGAATTGGCCTATCTCTTCATCAGCCACGATCTGAAGGTGGTGAAGGCGCTCGCCAACGATCTCATCGTCATGCGTCACGGCAAGGTGGTTGAAAGTGGCCCTGCGGCTGAGGTTTTTGCCAATCCGCAGCAGGACTACACCAAGGCATTGCTCGCCGCCGCCTTCAATATCGAGGCCGTGGAAACGAAAGCGGTGAGCCAGTAA
- a CDS encoding ABC transporter permease, with amino-acid sequence MLVKPKRPWFSPTTKRRWQNFKANRRGYWSFWLFLILFFLSLMAEFIANDKPILASYKGEILVPVMVDYPEEKFGGFLAQTDYKSSFIQDEINANGWMIWPPIRYSYQTVNSNIPHSAPTAPFWLMDKKERCSAYPQGDADPGCTLGNLNWLGTDNQARDVTARMIYGFRISVLFGLTLTIASAIVGVTAGAIQGYFGGWTDLLLQRFIEIWSSMPVLYILLIIAAILPPGFFVLLGIMLLFSWVGFVGIVRAEFLRARNFEYVRAARALGVGNWTIMFRHLLPNAMVATLTFLPFILSGSITTLTSLDFLGFGMPPGSPSLGEMIAQGKNNLQAPWLGLTAFFTMSIMLSLLIFIGEAVRDAFDPRKTFR; translated from the coding sequence ATGCTGGTCAAGCCCAAGCGCCCGTGGTTCTCGCCAACCACAAAGCGCCGTTGGCAGAATTTCAAGGCTAATCGCCGTGGATACTGGTCCTTCTGGCTTTTCCTGATCCTGTTCTTCCTGAGCCTCATGGCGGAATTCATCGCCAATGACAAACCCATCCTCGCCTCCTACAAGGGCGAGATTCTCGTGCCGGTCATGGTCGATTATCCGGAGGAAAAATTTGGCGGTTTTCTCGCCCAGACCGATTACAAATCCTCCTTCATTCAGGACGAGATCAACGCCAATGGCTGGATGATCTGGCCACCGATCCGTTACTCCTACCAGACGGTCAATTCCAATATTCCGCATTCCGCGCCCACGGCACCTTTCTGGCTGATGGATAAAAAGGAGCGCTGCTCGGCCTACCCGCAGGGCGATGCCGATCCCGGCTGCACGCTTGGCAATCTTAATTGGCTCGGCACCGACAATCAGGCCCGCGACGTCACGGCGCGAATGATCTACGGCTTTCGCATCTCCGTGCTGTTCGGTCTGACGCTGACCATTGCTTCTGCCATTGTCGGCGTCACCGCCGGCGCCATTCAGGGCTATTTCGGTGGCTGGACGGACCTGCTTCTGCAGCGTTTCATCGAAATCTGGTCGTCGATGCCGGTGCTTTACATCCTGCTGATCATCGCGGCCATCCTGCCGCCGGGCTTCTTCGTGCTGCTCGGCATCATGCTGCTGTTTTCATGGGTCGGCTTTGTGGGCATTGTCCGCGCCGAATTCCTGCGCGCCCGAAACTTCGAATATGTCCGGGCTGCCCGCGCACTCGGGGTCGGAAACTGGACGATCATGTTCCGCCACCTTCTGCCCAACGCCATGGTGGCAACGCTGACCTTCCTGCCCTTCATTCTCTCAGGCTCGATCACGACACTCACCTCGCTCGACTTCCTCGGTTTTGGAATGCCGCCGGGATCGCCGTCGCTGGGCGAGATGATTGCGCAGGGAAAGAACAACCTCCAGGCTCCCTGGCTGGGCCTGACGGCATTCTTTACGATGTCCATCATGCTGTCGCTCCTGATCTTCATCGGCGAGGCCGTTCGCGACGCCTTCGATCCACGCAAGACGTTCCGGTGA
- a CDS encoding microcin C ABC transporter permease YejB — protein sequence MGAYILRRLALMIPTIIGIMGISFLVIQFAPGGPVEQVVAQLTGQGDSASDRLSGGGDLTGQGGGFDESGSKYRGAQGLDPELIKKLEKQFGFDKPPLTRFLEMMWNYIRFDFGDSFFRNSSVIDLIIDKLPVSASLGFWILIISYVISIPLGIKKAVSDGSTFDVWTSGIIIIGYAVPSFLFGILLIVLFAGGSFFDWFPLRGLVSDNFDQLNWWQKIIDYFWHLTLPLIALSLSAFATTTLLTKNSFIDEIKKQYVITARAKGLTERKVLYGHVFRNAMLIVIAGFPGAFISAFFTGSLLIENIFSLDGLGRLGYLSVVNRDYPIVFGTLFIFSLMGLVVGLLSDLIYTWIDPRIDFERRDV from the coding sequence ATGGGCGCCTATATCCTCAGACGTCTGGCGCTGATGATCCCAACCATTATCGGCATCATGGGCATTTCGTTTCTCGTCATCCAGTTCGCCCCGGGCGGTCCGGTGGAACAGGTCGTCGCGCAGCTGACGGGCCAGGGCGACAGCGCTTCCGACCGCCTCTCTGGCGGCGGCGACCTCACGGGGCAGGGGGGCGGCTTCGATGAAAGCGGGTCGAAATATCGCGGCGCGCAGGGGCTCGATCCGGAGCTGATCAAGAAGCTCGAAAAGCAATTCGGTTTTGACAAACCGCCGCTCACCCGGTTCCTTGAAATGATGTGGAATTACATCCGCTTCGACTTCGGCGACAGCTTCTTCCGCAATTCGTCGGTCATCGATCTCATCATCGACAAGCTGCCGGTCTCGGCCTCGCTCGGCTTCTGGATTTTGATCATTTCTTATGTGATTTCCATTCCGCTCGGCATCAAGAAGGCCGTTTCCGACGGCTCGACCTTCGATGTCTGGACCTCAGGCATCATCATCATCGGGTATGCGGTGCCGAGCTTCCTGTTCGGCATCCTGCTCATCGTGCTTTTCGCCGGCGGATCGTTCTTCGACTGGTTTCCGCTCCGCGGCCTGGTGTCGGATAATTTCGACCAGCTGAACTGGTGGCAGAAGATCATCGACTATTTCTGGCACCTCACATTGCCGCTCATCGCGCTCTCGCTCTCTGCCTTCGCGACGACGACGCTTTTGACCAAAAATTCCTTCATCGACGAGATCAAGAAGCAATATGTCATCACCGCCCGAGCCAAGGGTCTTACGGAACGCAAGGTTCTCTACGGCCATGTCTTCCGCAACGCGATGCTGATCGTGATCGCCGGCTTTCCGGGCGCCTTTATCTCGGCCTTCTTCACCGGCTCGCTGCTGATCGAGAATATCTTCTCGCTGGATGGCCTCGGCCGGCTCGGTTATCTCTCGGTCGTCAACCGTGATTACCCGATTGTCTTCGGCACGCTGTTCATCTTTTCGCTGATGGGCCTCGTCGTCGGCCTGCTCTCTGACCTCATCTACACATGGATCGATCCGCGCATCGACTTCGAGCGGAGGGACGTGTGA
- a CDS encoding extracellular solute-binding protein: MILAPLKSRFLIALTASALLMPVAAFSQSGDVWRKGISTVGELKHPDGFDHFDYVNTNAPKGGTLRLSTSGTFDTLNSLLAKGEAATGLSLVFDTLMKSTEEELSASYGLLAEGVSYPDDISRATFRLRQEAKWADGKPVTPEDVVFSFEKAKDLSPQLATYYTHVTKAEVSGDRDITFTFDEKNNRELPQIVGQLMIVPKHWWEGTGPDGKPRDISRGTLEPVMGSGPYKIAAVAPGSTITYERRDDYWGKDVNVNVGMNNFKTIAYTFFADQDVEFQAFKSGTIDFAREASSSRWVTGYDFPAVKDGRVKKEELPNIYRSVGIMQAFVPNMRREKFQNPKLRKALNYAFDFEELNRTLAYGQFQRINSFFMGSELASSGLPTGRELELLQELKDQVPPEVFTTEYKNPVAGDPAKQRDNLREAVKLMKEAGFELRGNRMVNAKTGQQLDMEFLIDSAGMERTILPYVQSLKKIGINATIRTVDASQFTNRTRSFDYDIIVKLWATSANPGNEQADYWGSAAADRQGSNNLAGIKNPAVDALVRKVIFAPNRDEQVAAARALDRVLLANSYVIPQFYRGELFIAYWNTIVRPENLPEYGIGFPEAWWSSQAGK; encoded by the coding sequence ATGATATTGGCACCACTGAAATCCCGCTTTCTCATTGCCCTCACGGCCTCCGCCCTGCTGATGCCGGTGGCGGCATTTTCCCAGTCGGGCGATGTCTGGCGAAAGGGGATTTCGACGGTCGGGGAGTTGAAGCATCCCGATGGCTTCGACCATTTCGACTATGTGAACACCAATGCGCCCAAAGGCGGCACGTTGCGCCTCTCGACATCGGGCACCTTCGATACGCTAAACTCGCTGCTGGCCAAGGGCGAGGCGGCAACGGGCCTTTCGCTCGTCTTCGATACGCTGATGAAATCGACGGAAGAGGAACTCTCGGCCTCCTATGGTTTGCTGGCGGAAGGCGTCAGCTATCCCGACGATATTTCCAGAGCGACGTTCCGCCTGCGACAGGAGGCCAAATGGGCGGACGGCAAGCCGGTGACGCCCGAGGATGTCGTGTTCAGCTTCGAAAAGGCCAAGGACCTGAGCCCGCAGCTTGCGACCTATTACACCCACGTCACCAAGGCGGAAGTGAGCGGCGACAGGGACATCACCTTCACCTTCGATGAAAAGAACAATCGCGAGCTGCCGCAGATCGTCGGTCAATTGATGATCGTTCCCAAGCACTGGTGGGAAGGCACCGGCCCGGACGGGAAGCCGCGTGACATTTCGCGCGGCACGCTGGAGCCGGTCATGGGTTCCGGCCCCTACAAGATCGCTGCCGTCGCCCCCGGATCGACCATCACTTATGAGCGCCGTGACGATTATTGGGGCAAGGACGTCAACGTAAACGTGGGGATGAACAACTTCAAAACCATCGCCTACACCTTTTTTGCCGATCAGGACGTGGAATTCCAGGCATTTAAATCGGGCACGATCGATTTCGCGCGGGAAGCTTCCTCCAGCCGCTGGGTCACGGGTTATGATTTTCCCGCTGTCAAAGACGGTCGGGTGAAGAAGGAGGAGCTGCCGAACATCTACCGTTCCGTCGGTATCATGCAGGCTTTTGTGCCGAACATGCGGCGGGAAAAGTTCCAGAACCCGAAACTGCGCAAGGCGCTGAACTATGCCTTCGATTTCGAGGAACTCAACCGCACGCTGGCTTACGGCCAGTTCCAGCGCATCAACAGCTTCTTCATGGGCAGCGAATTGGCTTCATCTGGCCTGCCGACGGGTCGAGAACTGGAACTGCTTCAGGAGCTCAAGGATCAGGTCCCACCTGAGGTCTTCACGACGGAATACAAGAATCCGGTGGCGGGCGATCCGGCCAAGCAGCGCGACAATCTGCGCGAAGCGGTGAAGCTGATGAAGGAGGCCGGTTTCGAGTTGCGCGGCAACCGCATGGTCAATGCGAAGACCGGTCAGCAACTCGATATGGAATTCCTGATTGATTCCGCCGGCATGGAACGAACGATCCTTCCCTATGTGCAGAGTCTGAAGAAAATCGGCATCAACGCGACGATCCGTACGGTCGATGCCTCGCAATTCACCAACCGCACCCGCAGCTTCGATTACGACATTATCGTCAAGCTCTGGGCGACGTCGGCCAACCCGGGCAACGAGCAAGCCGATTACTGGGGTTCGGCGGCTGCTGATCGTCAGGGATCGAACAACCTCGCCGGCATCAAGAACCCGGCCGTTGATGCTTTGGTGCGCAAGGTCATTTTTGCGCCCAATCGCGATGAGCAGGTCGCTGCTGCCCGGGCGCTTGACCGGGTGCTGCTCGCAAACAGCTATGTCATTCCGCAATTCTACCGTGGCGAGCTGTTCATCGCCTATTGGAACACGATTGTCCGCCCGGAAAACCTGCCCGAATACGGCATCGGATTTCCCGAAGCCTGGTGGTCCAGCCAGGCCGGAAAATGA